The Raphanus sativus cultivar WK10039 chromosome 2, ASM80110v3, whole genome shotgun sequence DNA segment CAAGAGCCCTAACTTCAAAACGCATGAGCAACATCAAATGCAAATTCGAAAAGGAAAGACGAGGCCAACGTTAGAAAGCAACTCAAGAACGTAATCTAGTTCATTTAAAGATCGGTATTAACGAAAACCCTAAAGGCAAACCAAACAGCAGAACCCGCGGTGCTAACTCAAGGAGAAAGATCTAAAGTTCATACCTTTGAACACCTTTGAACAACAAACGCTCGgcagaagagagaagaaaccTCTCGAGATGTTGTTGCAAGTGTGAGACTTTATTCAACCCTTTTTATGCAGTTTTCACTGAGAGGACAAGGGAATCTCCTCGAGATAATTTTCACAAAAGTTGCAATATGATTGGCTGATGGTTTACACGTTACACATGCAATTTTCTCTCAAGATTTTCTTCTAAAAATGGCTTGATTAGATAAGATTATGGCCCGAtgacccgaaaccgacccgaaaatttTGACTCGGATAGGAACTGAACCGATATGTTTACCCTATTAAGTCTATTGTGTGTAGGATCCGACTTGACCCGAATCCGAGAATATCCGAATCCGACCTAGACTTGATAGGATCCAAATCGAATCCGAACCGACAAATTTTAGTTATCCTATTAGatctaaatatctaaaatccgaaaacccgaatccgccaagacccgacccgaaaagCCAGATGTCCATACCTAATTATACTTAGGATTTCTGTATATTGTTTTATTGACAAATGTCAGTTTGGgatatttattacaaaatagtTATAAGAAATGTAACTTTGCCATGTTGCATCTAAATGCCACTTGATTTAGCTGTTTAGACAgtataaacttttatttattgaactAGATGTAGCTAGtgatatttttaacaatattttatctattttttttaataattacaacTATTTAGttaatagtatttgagataaataaaattatttataagatatatacatgcacagttaatattaataaatacaaattgtattagaattttaaaataacattctCTGTGCAATTaataaatctattctattaaaatataagtacaaaatattatttgtatattttaagtagattcttacaaattttcatttctttttaaactaatttgaactgttacatttattgtattttaattaatttgatagTATTTATTACAAAGTATTAAATGaacttaactattttaatttttttattatatcttaCTTTTTCACTTTTCCTAACTATTTCATCaattatatttactataatAACTCACATTTATGGGTTAACAATAATAATTTCATAGATTTAAATGAAATTCCTTCATTCATGACAAAGATTCAGactaattaaaacaaattatttgttcACAGATTtagttagacatgaacattcaAGCATATATTTGAGTACAAAtagttttttacatttttttgttttaaaataaaatttcattcaGATATTATAAATATGGACGGAGTTTGAATCAGATCCGAAAAGATCCAAATAGAATAGTAGAAATctaaaattattcaaataaagtatatatttaaaaatattattgaaacaatttatataaaaaaaaaatcaaatctgtAGACGAACAGATCAAACTCTAGTTCTATCTAGTTGTCGTGCAAAACCTTTAAACATCACGCTTAGTATTTTTTGAACAATAAGAAAGAAAACTTGATGAAATAGACTAAGAACTCATTGAGAAATGAGGAGGAATATCATTTATGTATGCAACGCAAAAAGTTTGAGTATTTTCTTTACACGAAGAATCAAATTCAATAAAAGAAGCATTGATCTTTTTAATACACAAAGACATTAATGATACATACACAAAAGCAGAGACCCATTCCCCAAAGTTTGAAGCTTAACGTCATAGAGACTGAAGCGGCTCAGACTCCTCCTCAGACCTGCTCGTGAAGTCTAACCCTCGAAGTGCTGGCATCCTTTTCATATCGTCTTCTGTGTACAGTGGCACGAACCAATACAGTTTATCCCTTCCAAAAACCTGATCcagcaacaaaaaaaacaaacccctttttataaaaaaagctTTTATTATGTTTCTCTCTAAGATTAGTAACGAGAAAAATCTTCTATTTAACCACCAAAGAATCTACTATAAAAGCATGTAAGATGGAGAGAGAAAAACCTGTTCAAAGTTTTGCTTACGACCAATGTTATAAGGAGAGTTAGGAGCTGTATGCTTCTCATATGCCTGAGATCAAAATAGACCATTACTCTGGTCACTAAGTTTATTGCCATTAACCTTGAGTTCAGTTAATAGCAAACCCCAAAAGTGAGAGTTGTTTTACCTCAATAGTTGTGGTGTTACGCACGACCAACATTATGTGCATGATTAGGAAGCCCAGTACACTTAGCGCAAACGTTATGTTCAACACTGGAAAGCAAGAAAAACGTAAGATTTTGAATTAGACGAGAAAAACACACACAGACAAAAagtaagataatttatatatgtatcttTGTACTCACCAAATGCAACAAAGGTGGCTGCTAGGCTTCCTGGTGATACTGTAACATCACTATCTCCATCGGTAAAGAATACCAGGAAAACCGGAAACAGTGATATTGCAACCACCGTTGTCTCAAGAAATGTGTAAAACTGCATTTTTTTGACATAGTATTAGGCCAACATCAATGGACATATCTAGTCTTTATAAGAGAATATACTTCAAGAAAAATCTCTGGTATATATGGAATAAAATTTCTAATCCTATTCGTTAAAGAACCTTTGACATACCAAGAAGAGGAGAAAAGACTTGTAGTTCTTTGCCCCAACACAATTCACAACCCAAACACAGTGATGGTCCATCTTTAGAATGCATCTTCCACCTGAAAAACCGCAAAGATGAAACCTTTTTTTCTCTCACAaactaaagaaaacaaaatacacCAGAGGAGAGCCACACATAGAAGAGAAACTTACAGACAGAACAGTGGTGAGAACGAGGAGGTTTATACTGATTGCACTTGCGGCAGTATCTTACGATATGAGAGGAGGAATCTCCAACCGTAAGTGAAGTGTACTCTTGGCTTCCATCGCTTTTCTCTATGTCTAGTTCCGGCCTCCACCCCGGCGGAACACCACCAGGGTCCGTCACAACAACAGAGAAATAACTCCACAGTAACATTATAAGCTGCGCAGTAGCAATCATCATTATAAGGAACTGACTCCATCTATCTATTAAGCCTGTGAGTTCTACAAAATGCAAACAATCTATAACAAAGATACAATAAAGCTAGAGGAACACACAGACACTAAGTCTacactaaaccaaaccaataaaGGTGACTccttttattgttttcttggCTTAATAGTATCCATCAATAACTTCACTACCTAACTCGTTTCctaatttcaatttcaatttgtATAACATCATTACCATACACAGCAAAGCTAGACTGTGCCCTATTCTTCtccatatatacaaataaatcaaCAAGCTTTGACTTACCAGAAAGTGAAAGAGGGCTAAGACGAGAAGAGATAGTAATGAATCGAAGCCACCGAGGAACAGAGAAGGTCCGTAATTGGCGACGACAAGGGCGTAGTATGAGAATCCGACGATCCCGATTACGACTAGGATCATGATCGAACCCAACGCCCGAAGTGCTGTGCAGAACTTGAACACGTTCCACGCCATTATTATTGCTCCAGAAAGAAGAGCAAACCCTTTAGTCGATTTGAGAATGTAATTTTTTAGAACAAAAATCGAGCTCGAGAGCTCATTAATTTTCCtggataattttgtttctcgTACAAACTCGGActctaatctctctcttcttttgttttttgggcAGACAATGTGTCATCATCATTAGTCTTGTCAGGATTAAGTGAAGTCGCATTGGTTAAAACTAAACCGGGTCTCTTGAATTTTCCCAAAAGCCAACCCAGACCGAATTGTTTAATTTGTGTGttcataaaaaatgttttcaagaAATTACtttctcattttctttcaaCGGAAATTACTCTTTTATATTATTGGTTTAgcaaatcttaaaaaaaagagattatcTAATAGGAGtactatttaatatttacagatttttcaaatttaattttgattcttattttatttatatggctGCATAGAGTTTTATGGTACAAGCAGGCATGTGTCATTTTCAGTGGGATTGTGAAGCATGGGCAATGAAGATAATTCTTATGTAGACTTGTCAATTCAATCCGTGGTCTGCTGGTTTAACCCATATAGGTTCTCTACGGAGCGAGTTTGAACGACAAAAATTAATGTCCACTAAATTACATGTTTAGCGGGTCCAACCCATGCGATGCGATTTACCCACTGCATGGGGGTCGGTTGAATGGAGGTTAGTCCATCTAAGAGCATTTCCAATTCATTGCTATTTCCACATTTATAATAGCATTTAAAGATAAAATTGCTCCAATTCACTTCTATTTCTTCCTttataatagagatctctattttttataatagagatctctattttttataatagagatctctattttttcctctattttttcttctatttatagagaaaaaatagcattcgtctatttttactctatattttaaaaattattattttagaggAATACATTGGAGCATCTCTCACATTTATTATAGAGTTCTCTtattttagaggtgaaaataacaaaatacattggagatggtctaacaTCTCTATTCTGAcggaagcaaaaaaaaaaattatgtatagaGGAGCTTTATATATTTTCAGGCTCTTAAACACTAAATAAAGATTAAATAATATTGAGCTTTCGATATCTTCATTGACATTCAAAACATTGCAAGAGTTTTTCATATgatttcctctttttttttttcatttgtatcTAGTAGACAGCAGGCCAATTTTTTGGCTGATTCGATTGCTAAAACCACACAAGCTGAAAACGTTTGTTTCCGATCCAAAACAAAATGAGAGTGTTGAGGCAAAAACAAGAGAAAATTTATTACAGAATTTTTCtagacaaaaatatatttccaatagtattattttttgactaaaggcatatttccaaaatcaaattttatatatttccaataATATTACTGAGAGACCCACGTATCTCTTCACGGAAGAAGTGAAGGTCAGTTTTAGCCGACACAGAAGGAagaataaattgtttttattcgAATAATATTCCCCACGTAATCTCATACGTAACTATAGCTAGTTAACAccatacatattttaaataataataaaaaacatacatatttttaattgtggAAAATTATTAACACAAGCAATCCACTTCtagttaacatatatatatatatatatataggatcaTATACAATTATTTAATCTTATCAATGGATTGATACTTTCGACCCTCTTCTGATTTGTTACTAATCGTCTTTCGTTCCTCCCTTCTGCTCAGCTTCCTCCGTAATCTACCATGTATAAGAGGCCACCCATTTCACAAACAAATATGGATAAAGACCATACAAATATAAGAAGCAAACCGTAGAATCTGAGTTTGAGAAGAATGTTAAACCTGCTGAAGAAGCTTCTTATGGACTCGATAACCCTAGTGATTAGAAAAACATAACTGGTCAATTATTCatcaaaaattttaagaaaCCAGAATTTCCTTTACGTGATATTTGTCAATACTTACTCTGTCGGTCCCATAGATATAGTCGCAATAAGTGAAAACCGAAGCAAAGTTACTCTGGCTTTGTCCTCCAACGTAGTGATGATAATCATGATACTCAGCTCCACCGTAGAACGGAACAAGTTTTGTCAGAGCCCATGGAAAATCATATCTGCATTTTTTGTCCCATTAGTTTATTTGTTAGCAATAAAAAATGTCCACTGAAAAAAAATTACGCTTTTGCAATTTTCAAATAGTAGCgattaaataaactataattaaCTATGATTTACTAAGAAACTGTGACTTGGATGTTCAGTTTACCCGCTGTGAGTTTCTATAGCCTCCATTTGACGTAAAGTTATCCACAACCAAAAGGTCATAATGTGGCCAGGTGCAATCGCCGGTCCAAGAAACGTCGGAATACCAAGAAGCAAGACCTCGGCCCAATGTGCATAAGGTGATGCATATCCGATTGGAGAAGTGTACTCGTGGTGAACTCGATGTATCATCTCATAACCCCATTTGCAATGCAACCATCTATGGATCCAGTAGTTAGTGTAATCTTCTATCAAGAAGTAAACCACTAATTGTGCTACAGTCTCCATTAACGATGGTAATGGCAACCCACTTCGAATCCCAACCAGCTGTAATTAACACACAAATCTGATCACTTCTCTTAAGTACAATTCAATATCACAAGGTTTTTTGGCGTTTAggtttacaaaatatgtttacAATGCTTAAAatatggaaatattttttttttgaaaaaaattaaaatatggaAATATTTTCTCTAATATAAatgttgagtttttttttgattaataaaagcGCTAACAAAAGTAATAACATGATGACAAAAAAGCAATAAATAATACTTAACCTGGATGGAAGGATAAGTAACGAATTGCAACGTGCCGACTACAAGAAGGAACAGCTTCATGACATCTTTATAACACCGAAACATATCAGACAATGAATACTTCATCTTAGGCTGAATCTTGAACCGCTCAAACCAGCCAGTCAATTCAACAAACACAAAAGGAAGAGGAGCGAGAGAGAAGACGAGGAAGAGTACTAAAATGGTGTGGCAGTAAACATGGAAATCAGATTTGGTGGCTGAGTAATCAAACCAAACAGTCTCGAACCAAGTCAGGTTCCGTCCTAAAGCTACGGACGCGTCTCGGACGGTTGGGTAAGGGATCATACTTTGAGAGCTAGTTTGGTACTCTTGTATATTTTATCACTTTAATGTATATACCGCAATGTTTTGGAGTTgtgaaatatataaagaatggtAGAAAGATTATAAATAATTCAGTTATTCTGGAAACTGAATATGATGGTTTTGGACGCTTTAACCAATCAGAATCACACAATAGTGACCTAATCTCTCAACTTCTGTTTTGATTTTCCCAAATTGTTTTCTTACTTCTTTACCTCTGAGAAGTCCGCCAAGTGGGGACCTCACCTTTCTGTTTTTAGTAGAACATTACTCAACAAAagtcatcttttttttgttgttgttaattATTTCAACGGTTCCATTAACATATTTTTCTCAACCTTTTACTGGAAATTGAAGTCCGTATCAGAATATCTTGTAGAAGTGTCAGCGCCTAGCAAATCCGAACCAATAAAATCTTATCTTTGTGTACTGTTTTGCTtctctactttatatatattagcGGTATGATCTGCGCGCACGCAATTAGGGTTTAAattttaggatttgggtttaaattGAAGGATTTgattaagattttaatttttggataGAGTTCAGAGATTACAATATGGAGGTTTAGATTTAATAATCATGAAGTTCTGCTTATAAActagataataatttttttattggtcaTAACATACGTAcagattttgaaatttaaatttcGACTACACTATAAGAAATGAAGAAGCTCTTTGCCGAAGAGTTTGATTCTGGAAAGTTCACTTCATACAAATTTGAAAGGATAAGATAATGATATCCTGaacttctaattttttttgtttaaagaaaCTTGTAATTTTAGTCAATAAAGACAAGGCAACAAAAATTGAATTTATGATGCCTTATCTGGtgatattattttctttgtaaaagAGGAAGTTGATATTTGATATTTccatcaaagaagaagaagaaaatacatacataaatatattcGTTAGTTTCAACGACATCcccttttgtttctttattggTGTAGGGTTTATGTTTAGTTCAGAGGTTAGAGGTTTGAGTTTAGATTTTACTCTTTTCTTCCCGTTaagataaatgtttttttttaatttctttttacaaatatagattatttatgttgtttatGTAAAATTGTAAATCTCAAGAAAAAGTAGTTGAATTTATTGAATTGTTATTAGTTGAAAGTTactgaaaattaataattataaaaatgatgcATTTATAATTgtgatttttttgtcaaccttataaagttataatagtgatttaatatatatttttaatgagtGAAAAACActaaaatctagttttttttttgaaaaaggatgtagtataatattttgttgactttctaacttttaaatattcttttcgtttcataatacttgatgtttcaaaatgttttaaaatatgtatgaaATTTTAACTTGATTTAAAACTgtttaacaaattatatttaatatttctaataattggttgaattaatttttttttataatttttttttgtaaactgattttatttataattttagtagTAGTTTAATagaaaagtaattttttttaatctttgtgctTTTTTCCCTAACATTATGTATTATATGTTATGAAATGGAGAGAATATGATTTAGGCTATAAcacaataattattttcaaaagatGTCACGTGCAGAAAACTTTGTTATTTTTCCTGTAAAGCTTAAATATAAACAAGTCTCCACCACAAACACGAAAACGAACCACGTCACGTTGGTCCAGCAGAATGATACATTTCCATGTTGTACTAAAGTGCATGATGGTGAGGCATGCCATGAGCCacatcttaaattttataaatatatgtttgtatTATAAAGctatttttttgagattttatgaCTGAGCCTGTCCTCCCAAAGTTGCTGCAGTGACGGTCGACCAGATTTCTGCCATAATCTTTTCTTTTACAATCCACATGTTTTAGgctgacacaaaaaaaaattgtgtgaaAGAGGTTGACACGATATTTAATCATTcctttttatataagtttttttttcttttttttatcggACATCTTTGAAACATGTgtaccaaattttagcaaaaaaaaacatgtgttaTGGATTTTTTGTTTAACTATTAATATCATATAAATGAAAAGAGTTTACAAACTAATACTCCATCCTTTTCACAGTATACGATGTTTTGctttaatatacaaaaattgaaaaatttatttgtttctaaaaaatacttttaaatatataattttaaaaccatTCAACCAATTATCAAAAAGACGGTAAAATTTAATTGGTTgaacaatttttcaaaataaagttaaattaaccttaaaaactcaaaatattttatatttaaaataacataaacctTCTAAAACATCTCATAATTTGAAACAGTATGAATAGtttataaattagattttgttaCGCATAGCGAAAACAGTGAAAAACATGCCAACAAATTGGATCACGAGATGCTTAAAATGTTTTCTAGTATTGAGAGCAGATATATGTTTTGACTGAAAAGAATTGTTAGTGAGAGTAAAGCAGAGTAAGTATATTTTTCTCCTGAATTGCTCTATTTTAGTCaattaagagaaaaaaacaattcttttattttctctaattactattaaaaagagtaaaatacGCATATATTTTTACTCCAACTTAAACAAGCATAATTACATTCACTCtactctactctctctctctctctctctaacttttattttttcttttatttgaattatacatttttcttatttattccAACTATCTCAGCCACATTCATAGTATTTCTAactgttgacaaaaaagtaTTTCTAACTGTCTTGTCAACAAGCTTGAAGAGATCTAATGTGGTTGACATCTGATTCTTGaagattttgttgtttttgtcaGCCCAAAGATTGTAGATGATGGCTTGGACTGCAATGTTTCTTAAAGCTCGCATTGACTGATCTGTATTTGTTGAATACCAAGTCAGCAGTTGAGCCCAAGAGTCGAAAATGTAATTTGTTTCAGAGAGCCTTAGGAGCATCATTCGTCGTATTTCCTTGCTAAAGGACAGTTAATAAAGAGATAATACATGGATTTATTAGAATTTGAACACATGTAGCAAGAAAGAGGTGTGAGCATTACTCAATATGCCAACGATTGCGGGTAGGCAGCCTATCTAGGACAGCTACCCACATAGTAAAAGAGTTTTTTGGTGTATGACTTTTGAACCGTACCGCCTTAAACAAGATGTGGATTGGTTGTTTGTCTCAAATGATATTCCACATTTTGGATGAAGAGAAATATTGGTATTTTCCTCTTTAAACTGTTTAGGAGTAGAAATCCAATCTTGCATCACCAAATGGAACATTACAAATTTACAGTAGTTAGATAGGCATGAAGACTCATAACTTTCTCTGATCTTGGTGTTGGCAAATGCCAAGTTGTGCCGAGATGCCTCATAGACAACGACAGATAAAAAAGGTCTTAATGAACGAGGTCTAGAAGCTTTTATAGCATCAATCAATGGACCTGAGAACGTCCATAGGTTGAATCAGAAGCTAGATGTACTTCCATTTTGGATAGTACACTTGATGAAAGGACTAACTAGAAGTCTGAGTTTAAGGAGCCTTAGTCAAAACTTAAAACTATTTGTATATCTATCAGCTTAAGACTGTATGTTTGACACTAGGAAGGAAGTGTTGGAACATATGTGGAATTATACATGTTTGACACTAGGAAGTTGGAGATGTTGCAACTTGTATGGAAAggttaaaagtaatttaaaactGGAGTTGGaaatatatacagtatatacTTTTGAATATTATTAGATGTTGTGAATATTATCAGATGTAAGTATCTAAGACTTTGCTTAACCCGGCTGTATCTAAATTTCGTTAATACAAAGTTGAGTCCCAAAAGGTGAATCCCAGAGTTTGCTGGGCTGTAAGCAAAGTCTATGTGAAGAATATTGGAAGTTTTGTAGTTAGAAATTGGTTGGCTATCAATTATCGTATCATTTAGGAGAAAGTTTGATAAACTTTAATCCCCTAAATTACTCCCAAAAgtaataaaaaagtttaaacgcccaccgtggggctcgAACCCACGACCACAAGGTTAAGAGCCTtgcgctctaccaactgagctagacgGGCTTTGTTGATAATCTTTACGCTATGTcgtttattaaataaaaataagattttaaaacAAGCCAAAT contains these protein-coding regions:
- the LOC108819033 gene encoding probable protein S-acyltransferase 13 encodes the protein MAWNVFKFCTALRALGSIMILVVIGIVGFSYYALVVANYGPSLFLGGFDSLLSLLVLALFHFLLIMLLWSYFSVVVTDPGGVPPGWRPELDIEKSDGSQEYTSLTVGDSSSHIVRYCRKCNQYKPPRSHHCSVCGRCILKMDHHCVWVVNCVGAKNYKSFLLFLFYTFLETTVVAISLFPVFLVFFTDGDSDVTVSPGSLAATFVAFVLNITFALSVLGFLIMHIMLVVRNTTTIEAYEKHTAPNSPYNIGRKQNFEQVFGRDKLYWFVPLYTEDDMKRMPALRGLDFTSRSEEESEPLQSL
- the LOC108819044 gene encoding methylsterol monooxygenase 1-3, whose product is MIPYPTVRDASVALGRNLTWFETVWFDYSATKSDFHVYCHTILVLFLVFSLAPLPFVFVELTGWFERFKIQPKMKYSLSDMFRCYKDVMKLFLLVVGTLQFVTYPSIQLVGIRSGLPLPSLMETVAQLVVYFLIEDYTNYWIHRWLHCKWGYEMIHRVHHEYTSPIGYASPYAHWAEVLLLGIPTFLGPAIAPGHIMTFWLWITLRQMEAIETHSGYDFPWALTKLVPFYGGAEYHDYHHYVGGQSQSNFASVFTYCDYIYGTDRGYRVHKKLLQQITEEAEQKGGTKDD